The Longimicrobiaceae bacterium genomic sequence TACGCCCTTCCGGGGCGCGGAGTTCCGCGCCCCGGGAGGAAAGCCGCCGCTACTGCTCCTGCTGCGGCGTGACGGGCGGCTGCGCCAGCTCCTGGTCCGGCGCGGGGAGCGGCTGCCCCGGGGGGACCGCGCCCGGGGGCGGCAGCTGCGGCTGCGCCGGGCGGAGCGTCTGCATCTGCTTGACCACCGCGGGGAAGGTCCCCTCGTTGATCTCGAACTCGTACTTGCTCCGCAGCGCGGGGCCGAGCGGCCCGAGCTGCGGGACCTGGCGGGTGCCGCTGATGGCGCCCTCGATCAGCTCCTTGACGCGCGCCTCGATCGCCTGGCTCGCCCCGGCGCCGCGCGGGAGGCGGTCGCGGGTGAAGCCGGCCTGGCGCACGATCTCGCCGATGGACTCGCGGGTGCCGCGGCGGAGCGTGTCGAGCTGTGCCGCGGAGGGCGCGATCTTGCGGCGCTCCGCCTCGCGCAGGAGGAGCTCCTTGTGCGTCATCTGCTCCACCAGGTCGTTGACCTGCTCGTCCGTCGCCTGCGAGAAGCTGCCGCGGGCCTGCGGCGGGATGGTGCGCAGGAACTCGGCGAACTCGCCGGTGGTCAGCTCGCCGCCCTTGTACGACGCCATCACCCGCTCCGCCGCGCGTCCGCGCAGCTGCAGGTTCGTCTGGCCGGCCAGCTCACGGGCGATCTTGGCCGCGCCCGGGCGGACCTCCACCCCGGCGGCCTTGGTGAGCGAGTCCACGTACGTCTTCTCGGCGTCCTGCTGGGCCCGCTGCACGAGGAACCGCACGAAGCCCTCGCGCTGCTCGCCCAGGTCGGTCTGACGGCGGTCCTCCACCCG encodes the following:
- a CDS encoding peptidylprolyl isomerase; the encoded protein is MKLSRWAMLAAAPLLAGGCGGFGSAMTAHTDVVARAAGHELKVEEAARLLAGNPQIPATPEVVQELANMWVDYTLLAAAAAEDTSLAVLDLEQLVAPQREQMVMWQLRQQVIRPDTTFTEQEIQRLWASEGPGAEVRARHILFQVPAEAPPAQRDSVRRQAEAVRARAAAGEDFAALARQHSQDPGSREQGGDLGYFGRGRMVAPFEEAAFQLEPGQISPVVETPFGYHVIRVEDRRQTDLGEQREGFVRFLVQRAQQDAEKTYVDSLTKAAGVEVRPGAAKIARELAGQTNLQLRGRAAERVMASYKGGELTTGEFAEFLRTIPPQARGSFSQATDEQVNDLVEQMTHKELLLREAERRKIAPSAAQLDTLRRGTRESIGEIVRQAGFTRDRLPRGAGASQAIEARVKELIEGAISGTRQVPQLGPLGPALRSKYEFEINEGTFPAVVKQMQTLRPAQPQLPPPGAVPPGQPLPAPDQELAQPPVTPQQEQ